The Misgurnus anguillicaudatus chromosome 15, ASM2758022v2, whole genome shotgun sequence genome has a window encoding:
- the tmem91 gene encoding synapse differentiation-inducing gene protein 1, which produces MDRLDELEHPLLANSPKNQGGRSSGGLFKGILVRNEQDKRLPPLDWRNYCSSTDIRQQQLLDPCSLTSTLETLYPPTSIWAAADSLGIHSKDYVETTFVDIGPGSSLERKLLAETRDVHSVSYSMEDGDDLLPDFEDSSSDDFSDTDSESNFPIMIPQDYLGLAFFSMLCCFWPLGIAAFYLSQKTNKASAQGDFQGASAASRQALWLSILSIVFGIITYICAIAALISYLSGKPP; this is translated from the exons ATGGATAGGCTAGATGAACTTGAACATCCACTGTTGGCTAACAGTCCCAAAAACCAAGGTGGAAGAAGCAGTGGAGGTCTGTTTAAAGGCATATTGGTGAGAAATGAGCAGGACAAAAGACTGCCCCCTCTGGACTGGAGGAATTATTGCAGCTCTACAGATATTCGTCAGCAGCAACTATTGGACCCATGCTCATTAACTAGCACTCTAGAGACACTTTACCCACCAACTAGCATTTGGGCAGCTGCTGACTCCCTGGGCATCCACAGTAAAGATTATGTGGAAACCACTTTCGTGGACATTGGTCCTGGTTCTTCTCTGGAAAGGAAGTTGCTGGCAGAGACTAGAGATGTCCATAGTGTATCTTACAGCATGGAGGATGGGGATGACCTTTTGCCAGATTTTGAG GACTCATCCAGTGATGACTTCAGTGATACAGACAGTGAGAGCAACTTTCCCATCATGATCCCTCAAGATTACCTGGGCCTGGCTTTCTTCTCTATGTTGTGTTGTTTCTGGCCTCTGGGCATCGCTGCATTCTATCTTTCACAAAAG ACAAACAAAGCATCGGCACAGGGAGATTTCCAGGGTGCCAGCGCTGCTTCTCGCCAGGCCCTGTGGCTTTCTATCCTTTCGATCGTTTTCGGCATCATCACTTACATCTGCGCTATCGCTGCCCTCATCTCCTatttgtctgggaaaccaccttAA
- the exosc5 gene encoding exosome complex component RRP46, producing MSIMELEQSCPVLREYGSEQSLLSRPDGSSTFVQGDSSILAGVYGPAEVKVSKEIYDRATVEVLIQPKIGLPSVRERAREQCVREACEAALLLTLHPRSSLTLILQVICDDGSLLSCCLNAACMALMDAGLPMSYLFCGVTCAITKEEGQIITDPTARQEKESRALLTFAIDSVERNVLMSSTTGSFSVKELQQCIAISQKASEQVFQFYRDSVKRRYSKIK from the exons ATGTCCATCATGGAGTTAGAGCAAAGTTGTCCAGTTTTAAGAGAGTATGGAAGTGAACAGAGTTTATTATCCAGACCTGACGGATCATCCACTTTTGTTCAAG GGGATAGTAGTATTCTGGCTGGAGTTTATGGACCAGCTGAGGTTAAAGTGAGCAAGGAAATCTATGACCGAGCTACTGTGGAGGTTCTTATCCAGCCCAAAATAGGGCTTCCAA GTGTTCGAGAGCGTGCAAGAGAGCAGTGTGTTCGAGAGGCATGCGAGGCAGCTCTTCTGTTGACTCTTCATCCCCGCTCTTCTCTCACTCTGATCTTGCAGGTTATCTGTGATGATGGTTCT CTGTTATCATGCTGTCTGAATGCTGCCTGTATGGCTCTCATGGATGCCGGGCTGCCCATGAGCTATCTTTTTTGTGGTGTGACGTGTGCCATTACCAAAGAGGAGGGTCAGATAATCACTGATCCAACGGCTAGACAGGAGAAG GAAAGTCGAGCattgttaacatttgcaattgATAGCGTGGAACGCAATGTTTTGATGTCATCAACAACAGGCTCTTTCTCAGTCAAAGAG CTGCAGCAGTGCATAGCCATCAGTCAAAAGGCATCTGAACAAGTCTTCCAGTTTTATAGAGACTCCGTTAAACGACGATACTCaaagataaaataa
- the bckdha gene encoding 2-oxoisovalerate dehydrogenase subunit alpha, mitochondrial, translated as MAAARCIKKFYGIGLHAIRQNAALKTASVLQQRSFRVNAALRQQPFDSSVEKPQFPGASAEFIDHLEFIQPNVISGIPVYRVMDRQGQIINPSEDPQLPKETVLNFYEKMTLLNTMDRILYESQRQGRISFYMTNYGEEGTHIGSAAALDPKDLVFGQYREAGVLMYRGFPLDLFMAQCYANADDLSKGRQMPVHYGSKDLNFVTISSPLATQLPQAAGAAYALKRENSNRIVICYFGEGAASEGDAHAGFNFSATLECPLIFFCRNNGYAISTPTNEQYRGDGIAARGPGYGLMSIRVDGNDVFAVYNATKEARRRAVAENQPFLIEAMTYRIGHHSTSDDSSAYRSVDEVNYWDKQDHPISRLRHYMTARGWWGEDEERAWRKQSRKLVMEAFERAEKRLKPNPNLLFTDVYNEMTPELNNQMESMWRHVQQYKEHYPLDLYEK; from the exons ATGGCGGCTGCTAGGTGTATAAAGAAATTTTACGGTATTGGGCTTCATGCAATTCGTCAAAACGCTGCTTTAAAGACAGCATCGGTCCTCCAGCAAAGGTCTTTCCGGGTCAAT GCAGCTCTTCGCCAGCAGCCGTTTGATTCATCCGTGGAGAAGCCGCAGTTTCCCGGAGCCTCGGCCGAGTTTATTGATCACCTTGAGTTTATTCAGCCCAATGTGATCTCAGGAATCCCTGTCTATAGGGTAATGGATAGACAGGGCCAGATCATTAACCCTTCGGAGGATCCTCAG CTGCCGAAAGAGACGGTTTTAAATTTCTACGAAAAGATGACACTACTTAACACAATGGATCGTATTCTTTATGAGTCCCAGAGACAG GGCCGTATCTCGTTCTACATGACCAATTACGGCGAGGAGGGCACGCATATCGGCAGCGCTGCGGCTCTTGACCCGAAGGATTTGGTTTTTGGCCAATATCGGGAAGCGG GTGTATTGATGTACAGGGGCTTTCCGCTTGACCTGTTCATGGCACAGTGCTATGCTAATGCTGATGACTTGTCAAAGGGCCGACAGATGCCGGTTCACTACGGTAGCAAAGACCTTAATTTTGTCACCATCTCCTCACCGCTTGCCACACAGCTACCACAAG CTGCTGGGGCAGCGTATGCTCTGAAAAGGGAGAACTCGAACCGGATTGTGATCTGTTATTTCGGAGAGGGTGCAGCCAGCGAGGGAGATGCCCATGCTGGATTTAATTTCTCAGCCACCCTTGAGTGTCCGCTTATATTTTTCTGCCGCAATAACGGTTACGCAATCTCCACGCCGACCAATGAGCAGTACAGAGGGGATGGCATTG CCGCTCGAGGTCCAGGATATGGACTCATGTCGATCCGTGTAGATGGAAATGACGTTTTTGCTGTGTACAATGCCACAAAGGAGGCACGGCGTCGAGCAGTGGCCGAAAATCAGCCCTTCCTTATTGAAGCCATGACATACAG GATCGGTCATCACAGCACCAGCGATGACAGTTCTGCCTACCGTTCGGTTGATGAGGTGAACTACTGGGATAAGCAGGACCATCCCATCTCTCGCCTGCGGCACTACATGACCGCCCGAGGCTGGTGGGGAGAGGATGAGGAGCGGGCGTGGAGAAAGCAATCCCGCAAATTAGTCATGGAGGCCTTCGAGAGAGCCGAGAAACGGCTTAAACCCAACCCCAACCTGCTCTTCACTGACGTCTACAACGAGATGACCCCTGAGTTAAACAACCAGATGGAATCCATGTGGCGACACGTGCAGCAGTATAAAGAGCATTATCCACTTGATCTCTATGAGAAATAA